In one Mucilaginibacter ginsenosidivorax genomic region, the following are encoded:
- a CDS encoding NADH-quinone oxidoreductase subunit C has translation MAQIPNEELLKRIGEKFGEQVTLVGEPYGLLTVETSREQIIDLLTFLKTDPALKFIFLTDITGIHYPEQEKQIGIIYHLHSLTTNTRIRIKVFLVDGDVQIPTATVLWEGANWMERETYDFFGVIFDGHPDLRRILNVDDMTAFPMRKEFPLEDPNRVDKKDYFFGR, from the coding sequence ATGGCCCAGATACCTAACGAAGAGCTTTTAAAAAGAATCGGCGAGAAATTTGGCGAGCAGGTTACCTTAGTGGGCGAACCTTATGGTTTGCTGACTGTAGAAACCAGCCGCGAGCAAATTATTGACCTGTTAACTTTCCTGAAAACAGACCCGGCCCTTAAGTTTATATTTTTAACAGATATTACCGGTATTCACTACCCTGAGCAGGAAAAACAGATTGGTATTATTTACCATTTGCACAGCCTTACCACCAATACCCGTATCCGGATAAAAGTATTTTTGGTTGATGGCGATGTACAGATCCCGACGGCCACCGTATTATGGGAAGGCGCTAACTGGATGGAACGCGAAACTTACGACTTTTTTGGAGTGATCTTCGATGGGCATCCCGACCTGCGCCGTATTTTGAATGTTGACGATATGACCGCTTTTCCGATGCGGAAAGAATTCCCGCTGGAAGACCCTAACCGTGTTGACAAGAAGGATTACTTTTTTGGAAGATAA
- the nuoK gene encoding NADH-quinone oxidoreductase subunit NuoK gives MESLTNTIHAVPLNHYILLSAIIFSIGVMGVLIRRNAIVIFMSVELMLNSVNLLLTAFSVYRGDATGQVFVFFIMALAAAEVAVGLAIIVMIYRNTNSIDINVLNRLKW, from the coding sequence ATGGAAAGTTTAACAAATACCATACACGCGGTGCCGCTTAATCATTACATATTGTTAAGTGCCATTATTTTTTCGATTGGCGTAATGGGCGTATTAATCCGCCGCAATGCCATTGTGATATTTATGTCGGTTGAGTTGATGCTGAACTCGGTAAACCTGTTGCTAACCGCATTTTCTGTATACAGGGGCGATGCTACCGGCCAGGTTTTCGTGTTCTTTATTATGGCGCTGGCCGCCGCCGAAGTTGCAGTAGGTTTGGCTATTATCGTAATGATCTATAGGAACACAAATTCGATAGATATTAACGTGCTGAACAGGCTGAAGTGGTAG
- a CDS encoding NADH-quinone oxidoreductase subunit B, whose translation MSDIQIVNAPMGVEGSGFFATSLDKAVGLARANSLWPLPFATSCCGIEFMATMASHYDLSRFGAERLSFSPRQADLLMVMGTIAKKMAPVLRQVYLQMAEPRWVMAVGACASSGGIFDTYSVLQGIDEVIPVDVYVPGCPPRPEAIIDGFMNIQELVKTETVRRRNEPKYQELLAKYGIQ comes from the coding sequence ATGAGTGATATTCAAATAGTTAATGCCCCTATGGGGGTTGAAGGTTCCGGTTTTTTTGCTACATCGCTTGATAAGGCGGTTGGCTTGGCCCGCGCTAACTCACTATGGCCATTGCCTTTTGCCACATCATGCTGCGGTATTGAATTTATGGCCACAATGGCTTCTCATTATGATCTTTCGCGTTTTGGTGCCGAGCGTTTAAGCTTTTCGCCACGCCAGGCAGATTTGCTGATGGTTATGGGTACTATCGCCAAGAAGATGGCCCCGGTACTGCGCCAGGTTTACCTGCAAATGGCCGAGCCCCGCTGGGTTATGGCCGTTGGTGCCTGCGCATCAAGTGGCGGTATTTTTGATACTTACTCGGTGTTGCAGGGGATTGACGAAGTTATCCCGGTAGATGTTTATGTACCAGGCTGCCCGCCGCGCCCTGAAGCCATCATTGATGGTTTTATGAACATACAGGAACTGGTAAAAACTGAAACAGTGCGCAGAAGAAATGAGCCTAAATACCAGGAATTATTAGCTAAATACGGAATCCAATAA
- a CDS encoding NuoI/complex I 23 kDa subunit family protein, giving the protein MESLSNKKKVLEVKPLNFLERAYLPAIVGGLATTMKHFFKKPVTISYPEEKREFSENFRGMHSLKRDEDGKERCTACGLCALSCPAEAITMTAAERQKGEEHLYREEKYAAVYEINMLRCIFCGLCEEACPKEAIYLDGDIVPADYLRKDFIYGKDKLVEAPLNQ; this is encoded by the coding sequence ATGGAATCATTAAGCAATAAGAAAAAAGTATTGGAAGTAAAGCCGCTCAATTTTCTGGAGCGTGCTTACCTGCCAGCCATTGTTGGCGGTTTGGCCACTACAATGAAGCACTTTTTCAAAAAACCTGTAACTATCAGTTACCCTGAAGAGAAGCGCGAGTTTTCTGAAAACTTCCGTGGTATGCATTCGCTTAAGCGCGACGAGGATGGTAAAGAACGTTGTACTGCCTGTGGTTTGTGCGCTTTATCATGCCCTGCTGAAGCTATTACCATGACAGCAGCCGAGCGCCAGAAAGGCGAAGAGCACCTGTACCGCGAAGAAAAATACGCTGCTGTTTACGAAATAAACATGCTGCGCTGTATTTTTTGCGGCTTATGCGAAGAGGCCTGCCCTAAAGAAGCCATTTACCTTGACGGAGATATTGTACCTGCCGACTATTTAAGGAAGGATTTTATTTACGGTAAAGACAAATTAGTAGAGGCACCCTTAAATCAATAA
- the nuoF gene encoding NADH-quinone oxidoreductase subunit NuoF, whose protein sequence is MGRKLLLEHINVPGINTFDVYRQKGGYASVEKALKTMTPEAIVEEVKKSGLRGRGGAGFPTGMKWSFLAKPEGVERYLVCNADESEPGTFKDRYLMTYIPHLLIEGMIVASFALGAKTSYIYVRGEMMPQIRILERAIAEAKAKGFLGKNILGSGYDLELYVQPGGGAYICGEETALLESLEGKRGNPRIKPPFPAIAGLYGCPTVVNNVESIAAVVPIINDGGDEYAKIGIGRSTGTKLISAGGNVKKPGVYEIDLGLPVEEFLYSDEYCGGIANGKRLKAVVAGGSSVPILPANLFMKTINNEPRLMSYESLADGGFVSGTMMGSGGFIAYDEDQCIVRNTWNFTRFYHHESCGQCSPCREGTGWMEKVLHRLEHGHGKMSDMDLLVDVSKKIEGNTICPLGDAAAWPVASAIRHFRDEFEWHVTNGAEATTRNFGLAHYADPLTVAATA, encoded by the coding sequence ATGGGACGCAAATTACTTTTAGAACATATAAACGTACCCGGCATCAATACATTTGATGTTTACCGCCAAAAAGGTGGTTATGCATCTGTAGAGAAAGCTTTAAAAACCATGACGCCCGAGGCGATTGTGGAAGAGGTGAAAAAATCAGGCTTACGCGGTCGTGGTGGTGCGGGTTTCCCAACTGGCATGAAATGGAGTTTTTTGGCTAAACCCGAGGGTGTGGAACGCTACCTGGTTTGCAACGCTGATGAATCGGAGCCCGGTACTTTTAAAGACCGTTACTTGATGACCTACATCCCTCACTTACTAATTGAGGGGATGATTGTTGCCAGCTTTGCGCTGGGTGCCAAAACATCATACATCTACGTTCGTGGCGAAATGATGCCGCAGATCCGGATCCTGGAGAGGGCTATCGCGGAAGCAAAAGCAAAAGGATTTTTAGGAAAAAATATATTAGGATCGGGCTACGACCTGGAGCTGTACGTACAACCGGGTGGCGGTGCATACATCTGCGGGGAAGAAACCGCCCTGTTAGAATCATTGGAAGGCAAGCGTGGTAACCCGCGTATTAAACCACCATTCCCGGCTATTGCTGGTTTATATGGCTGCCCAACCGTGGTGAACAATGTGGAGTCAATTGCTGCTGTAGTACCTATCATTAACGATGGTGGCGACGAATATGCTAAAATAGGCATTGGCCGCAGCACAGGCACCAAGCTGATTTCGGCTGGTGGTAACGTTAAAAAGCCTGGTGTATATGAAATTGACCTTGGGCTGCCTGTTGAAGAATTTTTATACTCCGACGAATATTGTGGTGGTATTGCCAACGGCAAACGCTTAAAAGCGGTTGTAGCAGGCGGTTCATCTGTGCCGATTTTACCGGCTAACCTGTTCATGAAAACCATTAACAACGAACCGCGCCTGATGAGTTATGAATCATTGGCCGATGGCGGATTTGTTAGCGGTACCATGATGGGTTCAGGAGGTTTTATAGCTTATGACGAAGATCAATGTATAGTACGTAATACCTGGAACTTCACCCGTTTTTATCACCACGAAAGCTGCGGACAATGTTCGCCATGCCGCGAAGGTACCGGATGGATGGAAAAAGTATTACACCGCTTAGAGCACGGTCACGGTAAAATGAGCGACATGGACCTGTTGGTTGATGTATCTAAAAAAATTGAAGGTAACACGATTTGTCCGCTTGGTGACGCTGCAGCCTGGCCCGTAGCCAGTGCTATCCGCCATTTCAGGGATGAGTTTGAATGGCATGTAACTAACGGAGCAGAAGCTACAACCCGTAATTTTGGATTAGCGCATTATGCGGATCCGTTAACGGTTGCAGCGACAGCATAA
- a CDS encoding NADH-quinone oxidoreductase subunit A, protein MEAHSLPGSYLPIIFQMLVALGFVVTTMFVTHKIGPKRKTKDKLTPFESGIEVVGNARTPISIKYFLVAILFVLFDVEVIFMYPWAVNFKAMGEQGMIEMFIFMATLLLGFIYVIKKGALDWD, encoded by the coding sequence ATGGAAGCACACAGTTTACCGGGTAGCTATCTGCCCATTATATTTCAAATGCTGGTTGCATTAGGGTTTGTTGTTACTACCATGTTTGTAACACACAAAATTGGCCCTAAACGTAAAACAAAAGATAAGCTTACACCTTTTGAATCGGGTATCGAGGTTGTGGGTAATGCCCGTACACCTATTTCTATCAAGTATTTCCTGGTAGCCATCCTTTTTGTGTTGTTTGATGTTGAGGTTATTTTTATGTACCCATGGGCTGTTAATTTTAAAGCTATGGGCGAACAGGGAATGATTGAGATGTTCATTTTTATGGCTACCCTTTTATTAGGTTTTATCTACGTTATTAAAAAAGGCGCGTTAGACTGGGATTAA
- the nuoL gene encoding NADH-quinone oxidoreductase subunit L, which yields MNQYIWLIPILPLAGFVINGLGRNSLSKGIIGFIGSALVLASFALSIAVFFQVKATGVINVNYFDWINAGPVKVPFAFLVDQLSSIMLLIITGVGFLIHLYSIGYMHDDKGFGKFFAYLNLFVFFMLLLVMGSNYIIMFIGWEGVGLCSYLLIGFWYTNASYADAAKKAFIMNRIGDLGFLMGVFLIIYAFGTVEFASLFPKVAAMKVGAAPLTAIALLLFVGAMGKSAQLPLFTWLPDAMAGPTPVSALIHAATMVTAGIYMIARSNIIYTLSPFAMDVVAIVGLATALFAALIALTQTDIKKVLAYSTVSQLGYMFLGLGVGAYTGSFFHVLTHAFFKALLFLGAGSVIHAVSGEQDMRKMGGLKGKLPVTFVTMLIGTIAISGIPPFSGFFSKDEILAHAYEHSTTFYVIGVFTAMLTSFYMFRMMYLTFWGKFRGTHEQEHHLHESPATMTIPLIVLAVLSIVGGLIGVPEVLGGHHELAHYLAPVFKASTAALPMHELSSNTEWILMGTSVTVALIALVYAYIKYVQNGRVPVADTEERPALTSLSYHKFYVDELYDFLIRKPLDFLSTFFYNVVEKLGIDGLVNGIGKGTIETSKGLRLLQTGNVGFYIFVMVLGIIGVLLYTAFGLTKV from the coding sequence ATGAATCAATATATCTGGCTTATTCCCATATTACCGTTAGCCGGTTTTGTTATTAACGGGCTTGGCCGTAATTCATTATCAAAAGGCATAATAGGCTTTATTGGCAGTGCGCTGGTATTGGCATCTTTTGCCTTAAGTATTGCCGTTTTCTTCCAGGTAAAAGCCACCGGGGTAATTAACGTTAATTATTTCGATTGGATTAACGCAGGTCCTGTAAAAGTACCGTTCGCGTTTCTTGTAGATCAATTGAGTTCTATCATGCTATTGATTATTACAGGCGTAGGTTTCCTTATCCACCTGTATTCTATTGGCTATATGCATGATGATAAAGGCTTTGGTAAGTTCTTTGCTTATTTAAATCTGTTTGTGTTTTTCATGCTTTTACTGGTGATGGGTTCAAACTACATCATCATGTTTATAGGATGGGAGGGTGTTGGTTTATGCTCATACCTGTTAATAGGTTTCTGGTATACCAATGCAAGCTACGCGGATGCCGCTAAAAAGGCATTCATCATGAACCGCATTGGCGATCTTGGCTTTTTGATGGGCGTATTCCTCATCATCTATGCTTTTGGCACCGTTGAATTCGCATCCCTTTTCCCTAAAGTAGCGGCAATGAAAGTTGGCGCCGCGCCGCTTACAGCTATTGCTTTATTGCTGTTTGTAGGTGCAATGGGTAAATCGGCACAGTTGCCGTTGTTTACCTGGTTACCGGACGCGATGGCCGGCCCCACACCGGTTTCGGCATTAATACATGCTGCAACCATGGTTACCGCCGGTATTTATATGATTGCCCGCTCAAACATTATTTATACACTGTCGCCATTTGCTATGGATGTGGTAGCAATAGTAGGTTTGGCTACAGCATTGTTTGCTGCACTAATTGCGCTTACACAAACCGATATTAAAAAGGTATTGGCATACTCAACCGTATCGCAACTGGGTTATATGTTTTTGGGCCTGGGTGTTGGTGCTTACACCGGTTCTTTCTTCCACGTGTTAACCCATGCATTCTTTAAAGCTTTGTTATTCCTTGGTGCAGGTTCTGTTATTCACGCGGTAAGCGGCGAGCAGGATATGCGTAAAATGGGTGGTTTAAAAGGCAAACTGCCTGTAACCTTTGTAACCATGTTAATAGGTACTATAGCGATATCTGGTATCCCGCCATTCTCTGGTTTCTTTTCAAAAGACGAAATTTTAGCACACGCTTACGAACATAGCACTACATTTTATGTAATCGGTGTGTTTACAGCCATGCTAACCTCTTTCTATATGTTCCGGATGATGTACCTTACTTTTTGGGGTAAATTCCGCGGAACGCATGAGCAGGAACATCATCTGCATGAATCACCTGCTACCATGACCATCCCTTTAATCGTATTGGCCGTATTATCCATCGTAGGTGGTTTAATAGGTGTGCCAGAGGTATTGGGTGGCCATCATGAACTGGCGCATTATCTGGCACCTGTATTTAAGGCTTCCACTGCGGCTTTGCCTATGCATGAATTATCTTCAAATACCGAATGGATATTGATGGGGACCTCTGTTACCGTGGCTTTGATTGCATTAGTTTATGCTTACATTAAATATGTGCAAAACGGCCGCGTACCGGTAGCTGATACCGAAGAACGCCCTGCGCTAACCAGTTTATCATACCATAAATTTTATGTTGATGAACTGTATGATTTCCTTATCCGTAAACCGTTGGATTTTCTGTCGACCTTTTTCTACAACGTGGTAGAAAAATTAGGTATCGACGGATTGGTGAATGGTATAGGTAAAGGCACAATTGAAACCAGTAAGGGCTTGCGCTTGCTGCAAACCGGAAATGTAGGTTTTTACATATTTGTAATGGTACTGGGTATTATTGGCGTGTTGCTGTATACCGCATTTGGATTAACTAAAGTATAA
- a CDS encoding NADH-quinone oxidoreductase subunit D, protein MQNHPVYTDNDPQNELSTLNLGPTHPATHGVFQNVLQLDGERIVSGVSTIGYIHRAFEKIAEHRPFYQITPLTDRLNYCSSPINNMGWHMTVEKLLGITTPKRVDYLRVIVMELARIADHIVCNGVLGVDTGAFTGFLYMMEFREAIYEIYEEVCGSRLTTNIGRIGGFERNFNSIAFAKLRKFLIDFPKTLKEFESLFNRNRIFVDRTKDVAAVTAEDALAYSWTGPLLRAAGVDYDVRAMNPYSSYEDFEFEVPVGTNGDVYSRFLVRNEEMWQSLRLIDQALTKLDKEPSDVFHADVPEFYLPPKEEVYNNMEALIYHFKIVMGEIPTPNTEVYHSVEGANGELGFYLVNDGGRSPYRLHFRRPSFINYQMYAPMSRGMLLSDAIINMSSLNVIAGELDA, encoded by the coding sequence ATGCAAAACCATCCTGTATATACAGATAACGATCCGCAAAACGAGCTCTCGACCTTAAACCTCGGCCCTACACACCCTGCAACTCACGGCGTGTTTCAAAATGTGCTGCAATTGGATGGCGAAAGAATTGTGAGCGGCGTATCAACCATAGGGTATATTCACCGCGCATTTGAAAAAATTGCCGAACACCGCCCTTTTTACCAGATAACTCCGTTAACCGATAGGCTTAACTACTGTTCGTCTCCCATTAACAATATGGGCTGGCACATGACGGTAGAGAAGCTGTTGGGAATTACTACACCAAAACGGGTTGATTATCTGCGCGTAATTGTGATGGAACTGGCCCGTATTGCCGATCATATTGTATGTAACGGCGTATTGGGTGTAGATACCGGCGCTTTTACCGGCTTCCTGTACATGATGGAATTCCGCGAGGCCATTTATGAAATTTATGAAGAAGTTTGCGGTAGCCGCCTGACTACAAACATTGGCCGTATTGGTGGTTTTGAACGTAACTTTAACTCCATTGCTTTTGCCAAACTGCGTAAGTTTTTGATTGATTTCCCTAAAACATTAAAAGAGTTTGAATCGCTGTTTAACCGTAACCGCATTTTTGTTGATAGAACAAAAGATGTGGCCGCTGTTACTGCCGAGGATGCTTTAGCTTATAGTTGGACAGGCCCTTTACTGCGCGCCGCTGGTGTTGATTACGATGTAAGGGCTATGAACCCGTACTCGTCATACGAAGATTTTGAATTTGAAGTACCCGTAGGTACCAATGGCGACGTTTATAGCCGCTTTTTGGTACGCAACGAAGAGATGTGGCAAAGTTTGCGCCTTATTGACCAGGCCTTAACCAAACTGGATAAAGAGCCATCGGACGTTTTCCATGCCGATGTGCCTGAGTTTTACCTGCCTCCAAAAGAAGAAGTTTATAATAATATGGAAGCTTTGATCTATCACTTTAAAATTGTGATGGGCGAGATACCAACCCCTAATACCGAGGTTTATCATTCGGTTGAAGGTGCCAATGGCGAATTAGGTTTCTATTTGGTGAATGATGGCGGACGCAGCCCATACCGTTTGCATTTCCGCAGGCCAAGCTTTATCAATTACCAGATGTATGCGCCGATGAGCCGCGGTATGTTATTATCAGACGCGATTATTAATATGAGTAGTTTAAACGTTATAGCCGGAGAGTTAGATGCTTAG
- a CDS encoding 2Fe-2S iron-sulfur cluster-binding protein yields the protein MKVTIDGIPVEVEPGTSILNAARQIGGDIVPPAMCYYSKLEGSGGKCRTCLVKVTKGSEKDPRPMPKLVASCRTGVMDGMEVQNITSPEVIEARKGVVEMLLINHPLDCPVCDQAGECHLQDLGFEHGAAKTRYEFDRRTFEKIDIGDKIQLHMTRCILCYRCVFTADQITNTRLHGILNRGDHSEISTYISKSVDNDFSGNVIDVCPVGALTDKTFRFKNRVWFTKPVDAHRDCDKCCGKVTLWYKGEDVIRVTGRKDVYGEVEEFICNTCRFDKKKTADWVIEGPRKISHKSVISSNHYEFTPLPVVKTNPVLLEANKEQFERDTRL from the coding sequence ATGAAAGTAACGATTGACGGAATACCCGTTGAAGTAGAACCAGGAACAAGCATACTTAATGCCGCGAGGCAGATAGGTGGCGACATCGTTCCGCCTGCTATGTGCTATTACTCCAAGCTGGAAGGCAGTGGTGGTAAATGCCGTACCTGTTTGGTTAAGGTGACCAAAGGATCTGAAAAAGACCCGCGCCCTATGCCAAAACTGGTAGCATCATGCCGTACAGGTGTTATGGATGGCATGGAAGTGCAAAACATTACATCGCCCGAAGTTATCGAGGCCCGTAAAGGTGTGGTTGAAATGCTGTTGATCAATCACCCGCTGGATTGCCCGGTATGCGACCAGGCCGGCGAATGCCACCTGCAGGATTTGGGCTTTGAGCACGGAGCAGCTAAAACCCGCTACGAATTTGATCGCCGTACTTTTGAAAAAATTGATATTGGCGATAAAATTCAGTTGCACATGACGCGTTGCATCCTTTGCTACCGTTGTGTTTTCACCGCCGACCAGATCACCAATACCCGTTTACACGGTATCCTGAACAGGGGCGATCATTCTGAGATATCTACTTATATCAGTAAATCTGTTGATAACGATTTTTCAGGTAACGTAATTGATGTTTGCCCGGTAGGCGCGTTAACTGATAAAACTTTCCGCTTTAAAAACCGTGTTTGGTTTACCAAGCCGGTAGATGCGCATCGCGATTGCGATAAATGCTGTGGTAAAGTAACTTTATGGTATAAGGGTGAAGATGTGATCAGGGTAACCGGCCGTAAAGATGTTTATGGCGAGGTAGAAGAATTTATTTGCAATACCTGCCGCTTTGATAAAAAGAAAACAGCTGATTGGGTAATTGAAGGCCCGCGTAAAATATCGCACAAATCGGTTATCAGCTCAAATCATTACGAGTTTACGCCGCTGCCGGTTGTTAAAACAAACCCGGTATTACTGGAGGCCAATAAAGAACAATTTGAAAGGGATACACGCTTATAA
- the nuoH gene encoding NADH-quinone oxidoreductase subunit NuoH encodes MGTDLIFRIVLIVVIFLISLVVAMYSTYAERKIAAFFQDRIGPNRAGPWGILQPLADGGKMFLKEEIIPTNATSFLFIVGPCLAILTACIGSAVIPWGQKMVIGGHIIDLQVTDINVGVLYIFGVVSLGVYGVMIGGWASNNKYSLLGAIRAASQNISYEISMGLSIIALLMLTGTLSLKEIAEQQHGWNWNILRQPLGFLIFIVCAFAETNRTPFDLPECETELVGGYHTEYSSMKLGFYLFAEYINMFISSAVMATLYWGGYNYPGMDWVTAHVGPAIGPLIGTVVLFAKIFLFIFFFMWVRWTIPRFRYDQLMDLGWKILIPLAIANIVLTGVVSTALKHFGF; translated from the coding sequence ATGGGAACCGATTTAATATTTAGGATTGTACTGATCGTTGTTATTTTCCTGATCAGTTTGGTTGTGGCCATGTACTCAACTTATGCCGAGCGTAAAATTGCGGCGTTTTTCCAGGATAGGATAGGCCCTAACCGTGCCGGTCCCTGGGGTATTTTACAGCCGCTTGCAGATGGTGGCAAGATGTTTTTAAAAGAAGAGATTATCCCTACAAATGCTACTTCTTTTCTGTTTATAGTAGGCCCTTGTTTAGCTATTTTAACAGCTTGTATAGGTTCGGCAGTTATTCCATGGGGTCAAAAAATGGTTATCGGCGGTCACATTATTGATTTGCAGGTTACCGATATCAATGTTGGTGTATTATATATCTTCGGCGTGGTATCCTTAGGCGTTTATGGTGTAATGATTGGCGGCTGGGCATCAAACAATAAATACTCATTGTTAGGCGCTATCCGTGCGGCATCTCAAAACATCAGCTACGAAATTTCGATGGGTTTATCCATCATTGCCTTATTAATGCTTACCGGCACTTTAAGTTTGAAAGAGATTGCCGAGCAGCAGCACGGCTGGAACTGGAATATACTGCGCCAACCGCTGGGCTTTTTGATATTCATCGTATGCGCATTTGCCGAAACTAACCGCACACCGTTTGACTTACCCGAGTGCGAAACCGAGCTTGTAGGTGGCTACCATACAGAGTACTCATCAATGAAATTAGGTTTCTATTTGTTTGCAGAGTATATCAACATGTTCATTTCATCGGCAGTAATGGCTACCCTTTATTGGGGGGGCTATAACTACCCGGGTATGGATTGGGTTACAGCACATGTAGGCCCTGCAATTGGCCCGCTGATTGGCACCGTAGTGTTGTTCGCGAAAATATTCCTGTTCATCTTCTTCTTTATGTGGGTACGCTGGACTATTCCACGTTTCCGTTATGACCAGTTGATGGACCTGGGCTGGAAGATATTGATACCATTGGCTATTGCCAACATAGTGCTTACCGGTGTGGTGAGTACAGCACTTAAACACTTTGGATTTTAA
- a CDS encoding NADH-quinone oxidoreductase subunit NuoE family protein: protein MLRVEDTQVSVEFSPELLNKFADVVTRYPAGKQKSALLPILHYVQAEFGWVSPQAMDKVAAYLDILPIEVYEVATFYTMYLLKPSGKYVLEVCRTGPCGVVGADKIMDHIEQTLGVPEGEVTADGLFSWRGVECLAACGYGPVLQIGPEYTFYENLTNESVDKLVSDLRAKAKN, encoded by the coding sequence ATGCTTAGAGTTGAAGATACTCAGGTTTCGGTTGAGTTTAGCCCGGAACTGCTGAATAAATTTGCTGATGTGGTTACCCGCTATCCTGCAGGTAAACAAAAATCGGCATTGTTGCCTATCCTGCACTATGTACAGGCCGAGTTTGGCTGGGTTAGCCCGCAGGCTATGGATAAGGTTGCAGCCTATTTGGATATATTACCGATTGAGGTTTACGAAGTAGCTACATTTTATACCATGTACCTGCTTAAGCCAAGCGGTAAATATGTATTGGAAGTATGCCGTACAGGCCCATGTGGTGTAGTTGGTGCCGATAAGATCATGGATCATATTGAGCAAACGCTTGGTGTACCCGAAGGCGAAGTTACTGCCGATGGCTTATTTAGCTGGAGAGGCGTAGAATGCCTTGCAGCATGTGGTTACGGCCCTGTTTTACAAATAGGCCCCGAATATACTTTTTACGAGAATTTAACTAACGAATCGGTTGATAAACTGGTTAGTGATTTAAGGGCAAAAGCAAAAAATTAA
- a CDS encoding NADH-quinone oxidoreductase subunit J family protein, with product MSTFYFIAFLSIFFSILVISAKNPVHSILYLILTFFTFTIHYILLNAQFLAIVNFIVYMGAILVLFLYTLMLINLNKESEPVKPFMIKIAGVFGGGILAVAIASSLKLVATSNPVVLQNPDLGLVKNLGKVLFNEFLLPFEVSSVLLLSAMVGAVLLATKDPKTT from the coding sequence ATGAGTACATTTTACTTCATCGCGTTTTTGTCCATATTCTTTTCGATATTGGTAATCTCGGCCAAAAATCCGGTACATAGTATCCTTTATCTTATACTTACCTTTTTTACGTTCACCATTCACTATATTTTACTGAACGCCCAGTTTTTGGCAATCGTGAATTTTATAGTATACATGGGGGCTATCCTGGTATTGTTCCTGTATACCCTGATGCTCATTAACCTGAATAAGGAAAGCGAGCCGGTTAAGCCTTTTATGATCAAGATAGCCGGTGTATTTGGCGGCGGCATCCTTGCTGTTGCAATTGCATCGTCATTAAAACTGGTTGCCACATCAAACCCGGTGGTATTGCAAAACCCCGACCTTGGGTTGGTGAAAAACCTGGGTAAAGTATTGTTTAACGAATTTTTATTGCCATTTGAAGTGTCGTCTGTATTGCTGTTATCGGCAATGGTAGGCGCTGTTTTGCTGGCCACAAAAGACCCTAAAACTACATAA